A stretch of Geomonas oryzisoli DNA encodes these proteins:
- a CDS encoding chemotaxis protein CheX, which produces MFSENLLTTIGTSGSVLEKTLIQEVRKIFSTMMGMDHLLHLPLAVNPASNFTDCISALVGLAGTYNGMVGLHVSTELARRLAGQLLDTDDPTEEEVEDALGELANVLAGDFKRHLSPESLAIRLSTPSIVSGKQYAIHVAKKPEVMTLLFDSEYDWFMVALAVEQ; this is translated from the coding sequence ATGTTCTCGGAAAACTTACTGACAACCATCGGCACCAGCGGATCGGTCCTGGAAAAGACGCTGATCCAGGAGGTGAGGAAGATCTTCTCCACCATGATGGGGATGGACCACCTGCTGCATCTGCCGCTGGCGGTGAACCCGGCATCGAACTTCACCGACTGCATCAGCGCCCTGGTCGGGCTGGCAGGCACCTACAACGGCATGGTCGGGCTGCACGTATCGACCGAGTTGGCCCGGCGCCTGGCAGGTCAGCTGCTCGATACCGACGATCCCACCGAGGAAGAGGTCGAGGACGCCCTAGGAGAGCTCGCCAACGTCCTGGCCGGCGATTTCAAGCGCCACCTCTCCCCCGAGTCCCTGGCCATCAGGCTCTCCACCCCGTCCATCGTCTCCGGAAAGCAGTACGCGATCCACGTGGCTAAGAAGCCGGAGGTCATGACGCTACTGTTCGATTCGGAGTACGACTGGTTCATGGTGGCTCTGGCCGTGGAGCAGTAG
- a CDS encoding TSCPD domain-containing protein produces MKKKARPGSLPSVTFQKETHCGRIYVTVTMDQKGKPFEIFVRFGKAGHCGAAVFDGLTRILSYGLRSGLDPREAVKALGGIGCYYGKDTCMNAVSDALREVLEAPETEGIGSEGAGPLT; encoded by the coding sequence ATGAAGAAGAAGGCACGCCCCGGTTCGCTTCCAAGCGTCACCTTTCAGAAAGAGACCCACTGCGGCAGGATCTACGTTACCGTCACCATGGATCAGAAGGGAAAACCATTCGAGATCTTCGTCCGTTTCGGCAAGGCCGGTCACTGTGGTGCCGCCGTATTCGACGGCCTGACCAGGATTCTCTCCTATGGTCTGAGGTCGGGGCTCGACCCTCGCGAGGCGGTGAAGGCCCTGGGGGGAATCGGCTGTTACTACGGGAAAGACACCTGCATGAATGCCGTTTCCGATGCGTTGCGCGAGGTCCTCGAGGCCCCGGAGACGGAGGGTATCGGTTCCGAAGGTGCCGGTCCCCTTACCTGA
- the tsaA gene encoding tRNA (N6-threonylcarbamoyladenosine(37)-N6)-methyltransferase TrmO, with translation MIEEQHFTYRPIGLLRSPYSRRIDAPHQSTVVAGTESGDFATATLELQDWLDEKAIQDLGGFQRLWLIFAFHLSEGWKSNVKPPRGGPKRGVLATRSPHRPNSIGLSAVELVKVEGKTLHLRGVDLLDGTPVLDIKPYVPYADAFPDARAGWIDEMDAKVGRYFAPGPRKPR, from the coding sequence ATGATCGAAGAGCAACATTTCACCTACCGCCCCATCGGCCTCTTGCGCTCACCCTATTCCCGCCGTATCGACGCGCCGCACCAAAGCACGGTGGTCGCGGGTACCGAAAGCGGCGACTTCGCCACCGCTACCCTCGAACTTCAGGATTGGCTGGACGAAAAGGCGATCCAGGACCTGGGAGGCTTCCAGAGGCTGTGGCTTATCTTCGCCTTCCACCTCAGCGAAGGGTGGAAAAGCAACGTCAAGCCGCCGCGCGGGGGACCCAAGCGGGGCGTGCTGGCTACCCGGTCGCCGCACCGTCCCAACTCCATTGGGCTTTCGGCGGTGGAACTGGTGAAGGTGGAAGGAAAGACGCTGCACCTGCGCGGGGTGGACCTGCTGGACGGCACTCCCGTTCTGGACATCAAGCCGTACGTGCCGTATGCCGACGCCTTTCCGGATGCCAGGGCGGGTTGGATAGACGAGATGGATGCCAAGGTGGGCCGCTACTTCGCTCCGGGGCCGCGCAAACCCAGGTGA
- a CDS encoding cytochrome c3 family protein, which translates to MSLSLKEAALIAFAAALFIVGVVTAPAASPPEIDPLSKECIGCHDGVAGPNVSVNLRNNPSDRSSHVHSFEGEHPIGMIYQNYVDMKPGYKPITAQERNMIMVNGAVGCLTCHDPLNPAKGHLIKSDKNSALCLTCHDK; encoded by the coding sequence ATGTCACTCAGCTTAAAAGAAGCCGCTCTCATCGCTTTTGCAGCGGCACTGTTCATCGTAGGGGTGGTCACCGCTCCGGCGGCTTCACCGCCGGAAATCGATCCTCTTTCCAAGGAATGCATAGGGTGCCACGACGGCGTCGCCGGTCCCAACGTCTCGGTAAACCTGCGCAACAACCCGTCGGACCGGTCGTCACACGTGCATTCCTTCGAAGGAGAGCACCCCATCGGCATGATCTACCAGAACTACGTCGACATGAAGCCCGGTTACAAGCCGATCACCGCGCAGGAGCGCAACATGATCATGGTCAACGGCGCCGTCGGCTGCCTCACCTGCCATGATCCGCTCAACCCGGCCAAGGGGCACCTCATCAAGAGCGACAAAAATAGCGCGCTCTGCCTTACCTGCCACGACAAGTAG
- a CDS encoding ComF family protein: MLLRSLIDLMFPPLCHACKGVIPVADGASPQPLICADCLGQISFLQSPLCTRCGAPFATEHGSDHLCGACLCHQPFHTCRSAAVLEGPLQDLIHRFKYGGKMHLADPLALLAWQRLEGFLREAGPDCVVPVPLHRKRLRQRGYNQSQLLAELFGRKLKVPQVVGNLRRLRWTEPQTGLDAGDRVTNVKGAFGVGDPEALAGKRVLLVDDVFTTGSTLGACVDVLREAEVAAVAAVTVARGIPH, translated from the coding sequence ATGCTCTTGCGCTCTCTGATCGATCTGATGTTTCCCCCGTTGTGCCATGCCTGCAAGGGGGTGATACCCGTAGCGGACGGCGCTTCGCCCCAACCGCTTATCTGCGCCGATTGCCTCGGCCAAATCTCCTTCCTGCAATCGCCATTGTGCACCCGCTGCGGGGCTCCCTTTGCCACCGAGCATGGCAGCGACCATCTCTGCGGCGCCTGCCTTTGCCATCAGCCTTTTCATACCTGCCGCTCGGCCGCCGTCCTCGAGGGGCCGCTCCAGGACCTGATCCACCGGTTCAAGTACGGCGGGAAAATGCACCTCGCCGACCCGCTGGCTTTGCTGGCATGGCAACGGCTGGAAGGGTTCCTGCGGGAGGCCGGGCCGGATTGCGTCGTGCCGGTGCCGCTGCATCGCAAAAGGCTCAGGCAGCGCGGCTACAACCAGTCGCAGCTCCTCGCCGAACTCTTCGGGAGGAAACTGAAGGTGCCGCAAGTAGTGGGAAACCTGCGCAGGCTGCGCTGGACCGAGCCGCAGACGGGGCTGGATGCGGGAGACAGGGTGACCAATGTGAAGGGTGCCTTCGGGGTGGGGGACCCCGAAGCGCTGGCTGGAAAGCGCGTGCTCCTGGTGGACGACGTCTTCACCACGGGCAGTACGCTGGGGGCCTGTGTCGATGTCCTGCGCGAAGCGGAGGTCGCCGCGGTGGCGGCGGTGACGGTCGCGCGCGGGATCCCGCATTAG
- a CDS encoding DUF2845 domain-containing protein, protein MIGQGMAEVAAVCPQPTLKEHRDLWEELSEGQKKTRSTTTYDRWVFDTGPQEFMLSLVFLNGKLAEIGNLGYGSMRNPMMPECRNGEGLVVGDTMVDAYLKCGEPLAREKRGDKIVVSVEEEVTRRTSVAVEEWTYRYGPELPGYTLHFENGVAAEIRPREFGK, encoded by the coding sequence GTGATCGGACAGGGGATGGCGGAAGTGGCAGCAGTCTGCCCTCAGCCGACGCTGAAGGAGCACCGCGACCTGTGGGAAGAGCTGTCTGAGGGGCAGAAGAAAACCCGGAGCACCACGACCTACGACCGGTGGGTCTTCGATACCGGCCCGCAGGAGTTCATGCTGAGCCTGGTTTTTCTGAACGGGAAGCTGGCAGAGATCGGTAACCTGGGTTACGGCAGCATGCGCAACCCGATGATGCCGGAGTGCCGCAACGGCGAGGGGCTGGTCGTGGGCGACACCATGGTCGATGCCTACCTGAAGTGCGGTGAGCCCCTGGCCCGAGAAAAGCGCGGGGACAAAATCGTGGTGTCCGTGGAGGAAGAGGTGACACGGCGGACGTCGGTCGCCGTCGAGGAATGGACCTACCGCTACGGCCCGGAACTACCCGGCTACACCCTGCACTTCGAGAACGGAGTCGCCGCAGAGATCCGTCCGCGGGAGTTCGGCAAGTAA
- a CDS encoding prenyltransferase/squalene oxidase repeat-containing protein, whose protein sequence is MSISSTILRITAGLAVVAALAAPALAKEKAKPKAKATEFDFKKTSTFIREMEGRPDFPVATVIANDYVYTLLAMGEKIDTGRQNAIILSAKLAQQKDGGFTPDKSSKTSSILYTDIALETLALLDAGNAIDRNKVRTFAVSLKNQDGGFGFSPEAKKSSLATTYYAVHVLKAVNGLDAVDKAKTVEYVKGFSKKEGGFGPEKGPGRPNARSTYMAAYVLNALCSLDADTAKKAVQYLQTTPYLDKKSKERPDLDEQLYAIRALKEVNAGNRVDKALALNFMKRLYIKVNGGFGPLEGYGSTPDSTTTALRILSEIGKAKGVVTQVAKR, encoded by the coding sequence ATGTCCATTTCAAGCACCATCTTGCGTATAACAGCCGGCCTTGCCGTGGTCGCCGCTTTGGCGGCCCCCGCTCTTGCCAAGGAAAAGGCCAAGCCCAAAGCGAAAGCCACAGAGTTCGATTTCAAGAAAACCAGCACCTTTATCCGCGAGATGGAGGGACGCCCGGATTTCCCGGTCGCCACCGTCATCGCCAACGACTATGTCTACACCCTCCTCGCCATGGGAGAGAAAATAGATACCGGCAGACAAAACGCCATCATCCTGTCGGCCAAGCTTGCCCAGCAAAAAGACGGTGGATTCACGCCCGACAAATCAAGCAAGACCTCATCCATCCTCTATACCGACATCGCCCTTGAGACTCTGGCTCTGCTCGACGCCGGCAACGCCATCGACCGCAACAAGGTCAGGACCTTTGCCGTGTCCCTCAAAAACCAGGACGGCGGCTTCGGCTTCTCACCGGAGGCTAAGAAGTCCTCACTCGCCACGACCTATTACGCGGTGCACGTGCTCAAGGCCGTGAACGGGCTCGATGCTGTTGATAAGGCAAAGACCGTCGAGTACGTGAAGGGCTTTTCCAAGAAAGAGGGGGGCTTCGGTCCGGAGAAGGGGCCGGGACGTCCCAACGCGCGCAGCACCTACATGGCGGCCTATGTCCTGAACGCGTTATGCTCCCTCGATGCCGACACCGCAAAGAAAGCAGTACAGTACCTGCAGACTACCCCGTACCTCGACAAGAAGAGCAAGGAACGTCCGGACCTCGACGAGCAGCTCTACGCCATCCGCGCCCTGAAGGAAGTCAACGCCGGCAACCGCGTCGACAAGGCGCTGGCTCTCAACTTCATGAAGCGGCTGTACATCAAGGTGAACGGCGGTTTCGGCCCGCTGGAAGGCTACGGTTCCACCCCGGACTCCACCACCACGGCCCTGCGCATCTTGAGCGAGATCGGCAAGGCGAAAGGGGTGGTTACGCAGGTGGCAAAACGCTAG
- a CDS encoding peptidylprolyl isomerase: MLSMNKMMRSAAAVSLLALAACTAESAKNSPQAAVEKVNGTAITRAELDRTLKALVGSGDPKQLPPEQLKKATEAALNQLTAAELLYQAGMKLEIKDLDKQVTARIVQSKYQYPSQAEFDKALQSVGMTQKDLEEAARKDIVINNLIAQRFAGKAEVTEPEVKKYYEENKLKQFTQGDRIKVSHILIGVAKGANAEAKQQAKDKALAVLKRIKGGEPFAEVAKKESTSPTKEQGGSLGIIGKGQSLPAFEKAAFALKAGEVSDVVETPVGFHVIKVEQKLPPATERYEDVKNRIAGNLKREKVRVMLAAYVEELRDKAKIEKV; encoded by the coding sequence ATGCTTTCGATGAACAAGATGATGCGTTCGGCGGCAGCGGTGTCACTGCTGGCCCTGGCGGCCTGTACCGCGGAGTCCGCTAAAAATTCGCCCCAGGCGGCAGTGGAAAAGGTGAACGGTACCGCCATCACCCGTGCCGAACTGGACCGAACCCTCAAGGCCCTCGTTGGATCGGGAGATCCCAAACAACTGCCGCCGGAGCAGCTTAAAAAGGCGACCGAAGCGGCGCTGAACCAGCTGACCGCGGCCGAGCTGCTGTACCAGGCCGGTATGAAACTGGAAATTAAAGACCTGGACAAGCAGGTCACCGCGCGCATCGTCCAGAGCAAATACCAGTACCCCTCACAAGCCGAGTTCGACAAGGCGCTGCAATCGGTAGGGATGACCCAGAAGGATCTGGAGGAGGCGGCACGCAAGGATATCGTGATCAACAACCTGATCGCGCAGCGCTTTGCGGGCAAGGCCGAGGTGACTGAACCGGAAGTGAAGAAGTATTACGAAGAGAACAAGCTGAAGCAGTTTACCCAGGGGGACCGGATCAAGGTGAGCCACATCCTGATCGGTGTTGCCAAGGGTGCCAACGCGGAAGCGAAGCAGCAGGCCAAGGATAAGGCCCTGGCCGTGTTGAAGCGGATCAAGGGGGGCGAGCCTTTCGCCGAGGTTGCCAAAAAGGAGTCGACCTCGCCCACCAAGGAGCAGGGGGGGAGCCTCGGCATCATCGGCAAGGGACAGAGCCTTCCTGCCTTCGAGAAGGCGGCCTTCGCCCTCAAGGCCGGAGAGGTCAGCGACGTGGTCGAGACCCCCGTCGGTTTCCACGTGATCAAGGTGGAGCAGAAGCTGCCGCCGGCGACGGAGCGCTACGAGGACGTGAAGAATCGAATCGCAGGAAACCTGAAGCGTGAGAAGGTCCGGGTGATGCTGGCGGCCTACGTGGAAGAGCTGCGCGACAAGGCCAAGATCGAAAAGGTGTAG
- a CDS encoding helicase C-terminal domain-containing protein, producing MQKYFSALAIEQLRTAITEANGNEVFFLGRTDEARIVVTVEPLARGNKDAVPAIMIACSFGDVVIHNHPSGNLNPSQPDIEIASLLGNQGVGFYIVNNDASRANQVVAPFARKVVERLSYPEVEHFYAPDGVLAQALPGYEHRPEQSRMALNLSEAFNEEKVAIVEAGTGTGKSLAYLLPAALWSVRNKERVVVSTNTINLQEQLIQKDIPFLQQHAGVQFRAVLVKGRGNYLCLRKLRVNAADASLFKDDTAQELDAIVAWSKKTEDGCRGDLAFIPKDEVWEELCCESDQCGRVKCAEYPRCFFYKARREAAGADLLVVNHALLLADLSVRQETGYDATAILPPFHRLIFDEGHHLEDVATNFLSSQVSRLGLVKLLGKLQHPRKAHRGVLPQLSTQLSAAVPESQDDLYLEIAEVLEGRLIPRRVAVLDAVTRGMDEIGEALFRKLKKDGVEQKLRVTPAIYNTALWQEVTPHIENMAKELSDYALAMQAFLKGCEKLSDKVLEKLSGPLTDLRGVKGRIECAVDALRFFMAREDEFCRWFELRKGPLVKLCCSPLEVAESIKKAILDRFKTVVLTSATLAIGEKFDFLKHRTGIELLAKDRVSELLLPSPFDYAHQALVAVPSDMPEPTSPMFEARLCSHLLDALKISQGRAFVLFTSYDLLVRVFNRLAEPLKAAGLTPMRQGETNRHMLLSKFRNTVSPVLFGTDSFWEGVDVQGRGLELVVITRLPFRVPTEPILEARSEHITAKGGDPFMSYTVPQAVIKFKQGFGRLIRSKEDRGAVLILDSRVLTKNYGKIFLTALHGVTVQKAPEEEICRRLESFFAPT from the coding sequence ATGCAAAAGTACTTTTCAGCTCTCGCCATCGAGCAGCTCCGCACTGCAATCACCGAAGCAAACGGCAACGAAGTCTTCTTTCTGGGTCGCACCGACGAGGCACGCATCGTCGTCACGGTGGAGCCGCTCGCGCGCGGCAACAAGGACGCCGTCCCTGCCATCATGATCGCCTGCTCCTTCGGCGACGTGGTCATCCACAACCACCCCTCCGGCAACCTCAACCCTTCCCAACCGGACATCGAGATCGCCTCGCTCCTGGGCAACCAGGGGGTCGGCTTCTACATCGTCAACAACGACGCCTCCCGCGCCAACCAGGTGGTCGCGCCTTTCGCCCGCAAGGTGGTGGAGCGCCTTTCCTACCCCGAGGTCGAGCACTTCTACGCTCCCGACGGCGTGCTCGCGCAGGCCCTGCCGGGCTACGAGCACCGCCCCGAGCAGAGCAGGATGGCGCTCAACCTTTCCGAAGCGTTCAACGAGGAGAAGGTGGCCATCGTCGAGGCGGGTACCGGCACCGGCAAGTCGCTCGCTTACCTGCTGCCCGCCGCCCTCTGGTCGGTGCGCAACAAGGAACGCGTGGTCGTCTCCACCAACACCATCAACCTGCAGGAACAGCTGATCCAGAAGGACATCCCGTTTTTACAACAGCACGCCGGCGTGCAGTTCCGGGCGGTGCTGGTCAAGGGACGCGGCAACTACCTTTGCCTGAGAAAGCTCCGGGTGAACGCCGCCGACGCCTCGCTCTTCAAGGACGATACCGCCCAGGAGTTGGACGCCATCGTCGCCTGGAGCAAAAAGACTGAAGACGGCTGCCGCGGCGACCTAGCCTTCATCCCCAAGGACGAAGTCTGGGAGGAACTCTGCTGCGAGTCGGACCAGTGCGGTCGGGTGAAGTGTGCGGAGTACCCGCGCTGCTTCTTCTACAAGGCCCGGCGCGAGGCGGCCGGTGCCGACCTCCTCGTGGTCAACCACGCCCTGCTTTTGGCTGATCTCTCGGTGCGCCAGGAGACCGGCTACGACGCCACCGCCATCCTCCCCCCCTTCCACCGCCTCATCTTCGACGAGGGGCATCACCTGGAGGACGTCGCCACCAACTTCCTCTCCAGTCAGGTCTCCCGCCTGGGCCTGGTCAAGCTGCTCGGCAAGTTGCAGCACCCCAGGAAGGCGCATCGCGGCGTGCTGCCGCAGCTTTCCACCCAACTCTCCGCCGCCGTCCCGGAATCGCAGGACGACCTCTACCTGGAGATCGCGGAAGTACTTGAGGGGCGCCTGATCCCGAGGAGGGTGGCGGTGCTGGATGCGGTGACCCGCGGCATGGATGAGATCGGCGAGGCGCTGTTCAGGAAGCTGAAGAAGGACGGGGTCGAGCAGAAGCTGCGGGTGACGCCGGCAATTTACAATACTGCGCTCTGGCAGGAGGTGACACCGCACATCGAGAACATGGCGAAGGAGCTCTCGGACTACGCGCTCGCCATGCAGGCGTTCCTGAAGGGGTGCGAGAAACTTTCGGACAAGGTGCTGGAAAAGCTGTCCGGGCCGCTCACCGACCTGCGCGGGGTGAAAGGTAGGATCGAGTGCGCCGTCGATGCGCTGAGGTTCTTCATGGCGCGCGAGGACGAGTTCTGCCGCTGGTTCGAGCTGAGAAAAGGGCCGCTGGTGAAGCTTTGCTGCTCGCCGCTCGAGGTGGCCGAGTCCATCAAGAAGGCGATCCTGGACCGATTCAAGACCGTAGTGCTCACTTCGGCAACGCTGGCCATCGGGGAAAAGTTCGACTTTCTGAAGCACCGCACCGGGATCGAGCTGCTCGCCAAGGATCGGGTCAGCGAACTGCTGCTCCCCTCCCCCTTCGACTACGCGCACCAGGCGTTGGTGGCGGTCCCCTCCGACATGCCCGAGCCGACCTCGCCGATGTTCGAGGCCCGGCTGTGCAGCCACCTCCTGGACGCGCTCAAGATTTCCCAGGGACGCGCCTTCGTGCTCTTCACCTCGTACGATCTCCTGGTCCGGGTCTTCAACCGCCTCGCCGAGCCGCTCAAGGCCGCCGGGCTCACCCCCATGCGCCAGGGGGAGACCAATCGGCACATGCTCCTTTCCAAGTTCCGCAACACGGTCAGCCCGGTGCTGTTCGGTACCGATTCCTTCTGGGAGGGGGTGGACGTGCAGGGGCGGGGGCTGGAGCTCGTGGTCATCACCCGGCTCCCCTTCCGGGTTCCGACGGAACCGATCCTGGAGGCGAGAAGCGAGCACATTACCGCCAAGGGGGGCGATCCCTTCATGAGCTACACCGTGCCGCAGGCGGTGATCAAGTTCAAGCAGGGCTTCGGGAGGCTGATCCGGAGCAAGGAAGACCGCGGCGCCGTTCTCATTCTCGACTCGCGGGTACTGACCAAGAACTACGGCAAGATCTTTCTTACCGCGCTGCACGGGGTAACCGTCCAGAAGGCGCCGGAAGAAGAGATCTGCCGGAGGCTCGAATCCTTCTTCGCGCCGACCTAG
- a CDS encoding TIGR01212 family radical SAM protein (This family includes YhcC from E. coli K-12, an uncharacterized radical SAM protein.), which translates to MQRYNAFSEELKRVFGCKVQRLSVDAGFTCPNRDGSVGTEGCIFCGGKGSGSYGILQGVGVAEQLEHAKEVMVRKYKAARFIAYFQSYSNTYAPVEHLRRLYDEALSVPDVVGLIVGTRPDCLPTETLDLLAEYASRCYFWLELGLQSPLDRTLSAINRGHDLASFSAAVSECQKRGIRVCAHIILGLPGESRDEMLSGADFLNRVGVDGVKVHLLHVMRGTRLADLYQAGEVPLLDRDSYVGLVCDFLERLDPRIVVQRLTGDGNRKDLIAPLWSLAKFEVLNCIDHELERRKTQQGSRRGLAP; encoded by the coding sequence ATGCAGCGTTACAATGCATTTTCGGAAGAGCTGAAGAGGGTGTTCGGCTGCAAGGTGCAGCGGCTCTCGGTGGACGCGGGGTTCACCTGCCCCAATCGCGACGGCAGCGTCGGTACGGAGGGGTGCATCTTCTGCGGCGGCAAGGGCTCGGGCTCCTACGGCATCCTGCAAGGGGTAGGGGTTGCCGAGCAACTGGAGCACGCCAAGGAGGTCATGGTCAGGAAGTACAAGGCGGCCCGCTTCATCGCCTACTTCCAGTCCTACTCCAACACCTACGCTCCGGTGGAGCATCTGCGCCGGCTCTACGACGAGGCGCTTTCCGTGCCGGACGTGGTGGGGCTCATCGTCGGTACCCGCCCCGATTGTCTCCCGACCGAAACCCTCGACCTGCTCGCCGAGTACGCCAGCCGCTGCTACTTCTGGCTGGAGCTGGGCCTGCAGTCGCCGCTGGATCGCACCCTCTCCGCCATCAACCGCGGCCACGATCTCGCCTCTTTCAGCGCTGCCGTCAGCGAGTGTCAAAAGCGCGGCATCCGGGTCTGCGCCCACATCATCCTGGGACTCCCGGGGGAAAGCCGCGACGAGATGCTTTCGGGAGCCGACTTCCTGAATCGCGTCGGCGTGGACGGGGTGAAGGTTCATCTCCTGCACGTGATGCGCGGCACCCGCCTGGCCGACCTCTACCAGGCCGGAGAGGTCCCGCTGCTCGATCGCGACAGCTATGTGGGGCTCGTCTGCGATTTCCTGGAGCGGCTCGATCCGCGGATCGTGGTGCAGCGGCTGACCGGTGACGGCAACAGGAAGGACCTGATCGCGCCGCTTTGGTCGCTCGCCAAGTTCGAGGTGCTGAACTGCATCGATCACGAACTGGAGCGGAGAAAGACCCAGCAAGGCTCCAGGAGGGGACTGGCTCCGTAA
- a CDS encoding PLP-dependent aminotransferase family protein — protein sequence MIYLNPESKKPLYQQLYEQLKHNIITGEYEKGSRLTSTRDLAKNLSIARNTVEAAYDQLCIEGYVEGRHGSGYVVQDLREDLLNFPCITGVEEEPQFLPAGGKGPDPDEPAPAQGKPVKYNFSYGDFDPHSFPHALWRRLNNEVLTSLKVDSIAYYGDKQGELQLRRELAKYLRQSRGVKCSSQQIVVGAGLQDLAMMICLLFPLEERILGMEEPGYDFTRVIFANHGYKVLPVPVGEFGIDPAELKKSGARLAYVTPSHQLPTGVVMPIQHRMRLLQWAEQSGGVIIEDDYDSEFRYRTRPIPALQSIDCQERVIYLGTFSKAFAPGLRMGYMVLPQWLLARYHTVFERYKCAVPRLQQYVAASLLSGGHWDRHLRKVCLVNKKKHEVLVQSIQREMGERVRIYGSNAGLHVLLEHFTGESQETMVARAAAHQVKVAPTRQFWLNPQAAPENLIMIGFGGLSAEEIAEGIKLLRQAWFG from the coding sequence ATGATCTATCTGAATCCGGAGTCGAAAAAGCCTTTATATCAGCAGCTTTATGAGCAGCTGAAGCACAACATCATCACCGGAGAATACGAGAAGGGAAGCCGGCTGACATCGACCAGGGACCTGGCGAAAAATCTTTCCATCGCGCGCAACACGGTAGAGGCGGCCTACGACCAGCTCTGCATCGAGGGGTACGTGGAGGGGCGGCACGGTTCGGGGTACGTGGTGCAGGACCTCCGGGAAGACCTGCTGAATTTTCCATGCATAACAGGGGTGGAGGAAGAGCCGCAGTTCCTTCCGGCGGGGGGGAAAGGTCCTGACCCGGATGAGCCGGCGCCCGCGCAGGGCAAACCGGTCAAATACAACTTCTCCTACGGCGACTTCGATCCGCACTCCTTCCCCCATGCGCTGTGGCGGCGGCTGAACAACGAGGTGCTGACCTCGCTCAAGGTCGATTCCATCGCCTATTACGGGGACAAGCAGGGTGAGCTGCAGCTGCGGAGGGAGCTGGCGAAATACCTGCGCCAGTCGAGGGGTGTCAAATGCTCGTCGCAGCAGATCGTGGTCGGCGCGGGGCTCCAGGACCTGGCCATGATGATCTGCCTGCTGTTTCCGCTGGAGGAGCGGATCCTGGGGATGGAGGAGCCCGGTTACGATTTCACCAGGGTGATCTTCGCGAACCACGGCTACAAGGTGCTGCCGGTGCCGGTCGGCGAGTTCGGGATTGATCCTGCGGAACTGAAGAAGAGCGGGGCGCGGCTCGCCTACGTCACCCCGTCGCACCAGCTCCCCACCGGCGTGGTGATGCCGATCCAGCATCGCATGCGGCTCTTGCAGTGGGCGGAGCAAAGCGGTGGGGTCATCATCGAAGACGACTACGACAGCGAGTTCCGCTACCGCACCCGGCCCATCCCGGCGCTGCAGTCGATCGACTGCCAGGAGCGCGTGATCTACCTCGGGACCTTTTCCAAGGCGTTTGCACCGGGGCTGCGCATGGGGTACATGGTGCTGCCGCAGTGGCTCCTGGCCCGGTACCACACCGTCTTCGAGCGCTACAAGTGTGCCGTGCCCAGGCTGCAGCAGTACGTCGCGGCCAGCCTTTTGTCGGGGGGGCATTGGGACCGGCACCTGCGCAAGGTCTGCCTGGTCAACAAGAAGAAGCACGAGGTACTGGTGCAGTCGATACAAAGGGAGATGGGGGAGCGGGTGCGGATTTACGGATCGAACGCGGGTCTGCACGTCCTCTTGGAGCATTTCACCGGCGAGAGCCAGGAAACGATGGTGGCGCGGGCTGCGGCGCACCAGGTGAAGGTGGCGCCGACCCGCCAGTTCTGGCTGAATCCGCAGGCCGCGCCGGAGAACCTGATCATGATCGGCTTCGGCGGCCTCTCGGCGGAAGAGATCGCCGAAGGGATCAAGCTTTTGCGGCAGGCGTGGTTCGGATAG